The following proteins come from a genomic window of Deltaproteobacteria bacterium:
- a CDS encoding DegT/DnrJ/EryC1/StrS family aminotransferase → MILMLNPPLGANELAAAFDLFAKNALEEFESAFSRAMGTKYAVAFPYGRTALMALLEALDLRRREVLCPAYTCAVVPHAIVYSGNEPVFVDCEPGGFNMDLDRAERLITRKTGAVIATSLFGYPVDLDRLGAVRDAHPHLHLIMDCAQSVGAVWKGRPIHKEGIVALFGFGIGKTLTSVFGGMITTDDSSVYNRLKQVRYAR, encoded by the coding sequence GTGATTTTGATGCTGAACCCGCCATTGGGGGCGAACGAATTAGCCGCCGCTTTCGATCTCTTTGCGAAAAACGCTCTAGAGGAATTCGAGTCCGCGTTTTCCAGGGCCATGGGGACGAAATACGCCGTGGCGTTTCCATACGGGCGCACCGCGCTGATGGCGTTATTGGAGGCCCTGGATCTGCGGCGGCGGGAAGTGCTGTGCCCGGCCTACACCTGCGCCGTGGTTCCGCACGCCATCGTGTACAGCGGCAACGAGCCCGTGTTCGTGGATTGTGAACCCGGCGGTTTCAACATGGATCTGGACCGGGCGGAAAGGCTCATTACCCGCAAAACGGGCGCTGTGATCGCCACGTCCCTTTTCGGGTACCCCGTTGACCTCGACCGCTTGGGAGCCGTGCGGGACGCCCACCCGCATCTGCACCTGATCATGGATTGCGCGCAGAGTGTGGGCGCCGTCTGGAAAGGGCGGCCCATCCACAAAGAGGGCATTGTGGCTCTCTTCGGTTTTGGCATCGGCAAGACGCTCACCTCCGTATTCGGGGGAATGATCACCACGGACGATTCGTCTGTCTACAACCGCCTCAAGCAGGTGAGATACGCGCG
- a CDS encoding rubrerythrin family protein yields MKKTEKNLLDAFAGESKTSRKYLAYAQQAEREGYTQAAKLFKAASAAEAIHALAHLRLLGMVKSTAENLEDAISGETHTFTTVYPTMIREAEEEGQKAAAITMGFAAEVECSHARLYRKVLSDLENLPGADYYVCAVCGYTVENQVPDTCPVCKSSSKAFFQIE; encoded by the coding sequence ATGAAGAAAACGGAAAAGAATCTGTTGGACGCTTTTGCCGGTGAATCCAAAACCAGCCGGAAATATCTCGCCTATGCACAACAGGCCGAGCGGGAAGGATATACCCAGGCGGCCAAGCTCTTCAAGGCCGCATCCGCGGCGGAAGCGATTCACGCCCTCGCCCACCTCCGTCTCCTAGGCATGGTTAAGAGCACGGCCGAAAACCTCGAGGACGCCATCTCCGGAGAGACGCACACATTCACCACCGTGTATCCGACGATGATCCGGGAGGCTGAAGAAGAGGGACAAAAAGCCGCCGCCATCACGATGGGATTCGCGGCTGAGGTCGAGTGCAGCCATGCCCGACTCTATCGGAAGGTTCTAAGCGATCTGGAAAACCTGCCGGGCGCCGACTATTACGTTTGCGCCGTATGCGGCTACACGGTCGAGAACCAAGTCCCGGATACGTGCCCGGTGTGTAAGTCCAGTTCGAAAGCGTTTTTCCAGATCGAATAA
- a CDS encoding response regulator, which produces MPINILVVDDSKSMRSVIKKVLQISGFDLGDLYEAGNGQEALQVLQDCWVDLILTDVHMPEMGGIDLLKALKADEVLKKVPVVLITTEGREEKVQEAFSLGAIGYLKKPFTPEQIKETLTKVVGEEYAAPPEEDFDGCDF; this is translated from the coding sequence ATGCCGATAAATATACTCGTGGTTGATGATTCGAAGTCGATGCGTTCAGTCATAAAAAAGGTCCTTCAGATATCCGGTTTCGACTTGGGTGATCTCTACGAGGCGGGCAATGGGCAGGAAGCGCTGCAAGTGCTTCAGGACTGTTGGGTGGACCTCATTCTCACCGATGTTCACATGCCGGAAATGGGGGGCATCGATCTTCTTAAAGCACTGAAGGCCGATGAGGTGCTTAAGAAAGTTCCTGTTGTCCTAATCACCACTGAAGGCCGCGAAGAGAAGGTTCAGGAGGCGTTCTCCCTTGGAGCAATCGGGTATCTTAAGAAGCCGTTTACTCCGGAACAGATCAAGGAAACCCTGACGAAAGTTGTTGGAGAAGAGTATGCCGCTCCCCCTGAAGAAGATTTTGACGGATGTGACTTCTGA
- a CDS encoding cytochrome c3 family protein, with the protein MALRHQRRNPVAELIPFVAGLVVMLCVGWLLFPRALYVEKPQPMDFSHLKHGKQVDLTCDSCHSFRPDGTFKGIPDTATCVPCHKNRNSHNPDEALLVNTYIAENREIPWHIYSRQPICVYFPHASHVLMAKIECQTCHGPKQEENTLPVYEQNWITSYSRDIWGRNISGLTMHSWDSMKMDDCADCHSERNAPDGCFVCHK; encoded by the coding sequence ATGGCGCTTAGACACCAGCGCCGAAACCCGGTGGCTGAGTTGATTCCATTTGTGGCTGGTTTGGTCGTTATGCTCTGTGTTGGATGGCTCCTTTTCCCGAGAGCGCTGTACGTTGAAAAGCCTCAACCCATGGATTTCTCCCATTTGAAGCATGGTAAACAAGTAGATCTCACTTGCGACAGTTGCCACAGCTTCAGACCGGACGGAACATTCAAGGGGATCCCGGATACCGCGACTTGCGTCCCATGCCACAAGAATCGCAACAGCCACAATCCTGACGAAGCGCTTCTGGTCAACACCTACATCGCGGAGAACCGTGAAATACCGTGGCATATCTACTCACGCCAACCCATTTGCGTGTATTTTCCCCATGCATCCCATGTGCTCATGGCGAAAATCGAGTGCCAAACCTGTCACGGACCCAAGCAGGAAGAGAACACACTGCCCGTTTACGAACAGAACTGGATTACAAGCTACAGCCGCGATATCTGGGGAAGAAATATCTCCGGCCTGACAATGCATTCTTGGGACAGTATGAAGATGGATGACTGCGCGGATTGTCACAGTGAACGAAATGCTCCGGACGGATGTTTCGTGTGCCATAAATAG
- a CDS encoding chemotaxis protein CheD: protein MSGEIEVFEYYLSPGYIFVYRKPTAIYTVLGSCVAVSLYDRELKFGGMNHFLYPFTDNPTERTSKYGNVATKVLLSLMLEQGGRQENLVAQIFGGAHSQASGSQNIGLENVSVVKRILDREGIPVGSQDVGGHMGRKVVYSTATNEAVVYKVDNIRAGDWYPYISKR from the coding sequence ATGTCGGGTGAAATTGAGGTTTTCGAATATTACCTCAGCCCGGGGTACATTTTTGTATATCGGAAACCTACGGCAATATACACCGTTCTGGGCTCGTGCGTGGCCGTGTCGCTGTATGATCGCGAGCTCAAGTTCGGGGGAATGAACCACTTCCTGTATCCGTTCACGGACAATCCCACTGAAAGAACCTCGAAGTACGGGAACGTGGCTACAAAGGTCCTGCTGTCCCTCATGCTCGAACAGGGGGGCCGTCAAGAAAACCTGGTCGCTCAGATATTCGGAGGGGCCCATTCCCAAGCGTCGGGAAGCCAGAACATCGGTCTCGAAAACGTGTCCGTGGTAAAGCGTATCTTGGACAGGGAGGGTATACCCGTAGGTTCTCAAGACGTCGGCGGACATATGGGCAGAAAAGTCGTTTACAGTACGGCCACCAACGAAGCGGTGGTGTATAAAGTAGACAACATCCGGGCCGGCGACTGGTACCCTTACATAAGCAAAAGATAA
- a CDS encoding cytochrome c3 family protein, translating into MKAYSAVVLCFLMGMLTLTIVWAEPPDQKVEDAFYIHSKVYAENPSRPPVEFTHKKHVDNYVSDCTECHHDHGEGEPYRKCGECHEAEDTGEAMSLKNAFHKSCRDCHLNSTGEEGAAPTKCAECHGQIDYYEFKPERMKPAVVFTHLNHWQKYNTPCDRCHHKYENGENVWKQGDAVEECVTCHKMETQGKVVKLRTAFHRQCKGCHKGLVDQGAKVPYRCSECHYEYKDDPYKAFPSLKPQETEKATEAAS; encoded by the coding sequence ATGAAAGCCTATTCGGCCGTTGTTCTTTGCTTCCTGATGGGAATGCTGACGCTCACTATAGTGTGGGCCGAGCCCCCGGATCAGAAGGTGGAAGACGCCTTTTACATTCATTCCAAAGTATATGCGGAAAATCCGTCGCGACCGCCCGTTGAATTCACGCATAAGAAGCATGTCGACAACTATGTTTCGGACTGTACGGAATGCCATCACGACCATGGTGAAGGGGAGCCCTACAGAAAGTGCGGAGAATGTCACGAGGCCGAGGACACGGGTGAAGCCATGTCCCTCAAGAACGCCTTTCATAAATCTTGTCGCGATTGCCACCTTAACAGCACCGGGGAGGAAGGGGCCGCACCGACCAAATGCGCCGAGTGCCACGGACAGATTGACTACTACGAGTTCAAACCGGAAAGGATGAAACCCGCTGTGGTGTTTACTCACCTGAACCACTGGCAGAAGTATAATACGCCGTGTGATAGGTGCCACCACAAGTATGAAAACGGTGAGAACGTGTGGAAACAAGGGGATGCCGTCGAGGAATGCGTGACCTGCCATAAGATGGAAACCCAGGGCAAGGTGGTCAAGTTGAGGACGGCGTTCCACCGGCAATGCAAGGGTTGCCACAAGGGTCTGGTCGATCAGGGCGCCAAGGTCCCGTATCGATGCAGTGAATGTCACTATGAATATAAGGACGACCCCTATAAAGCTTTCCCCTCGTTGAAGCCCCAAGAGACCGAAAAGGCGACCGAGGCGGCGTCTTAG
- the infA gene encoding translation initiation factor IF-1, whose translation MARDDLIQTEGLITRSLGFGNFEIKCEEGHVIQAKMAGRMKKHKIKIMVGDHVKVSISPYDVSHGIITYRLKEKTRSDTE comes from the coding sequence TTGGCTAGAGACGATTTGATTCAAACCGAAGGGCTGATTACGCGCTCTCTTGGGTTTGGCAATTTTGAGATAAAGTGTGAAGAAGGCCACGTCATTCAGGCTAAGATGGCGGGTCGGATGAAAAAACACAAAATCAAAATCATGGTGGGTGATCACGTAAAAGTGTCCATTTCACCTTACGATGTCAGCCACGGAATCATTACCTACCGACTCAAAGAGAAAACTCGCTCCGACACCGAATAG
- a CDS encoding chemotaxis protein CheD, which translates to MKTIVGIADMRVSNDPSEVLVTFSLGSCIGVAVYDPEVKVGGMLHYMLPEMKLDMEKANKKPYMFADSGIPLLFKKAYELGAKKSRMVVKVAGGGQILDESGYFNIGKRNYAALRKLFWRNNVMIAAEDIGGNVNRTMYLRLSDGKSWLKISGKKEVVL; encoded by the coding sequence ATGAAGACTATCGTGGGTATCGCAGATATGCGAGTAAGCAACGACCCCTCCGAGGTCTTAGTGACTTTTTCGCTAGGCTCGTGTATCGGCGTCGCCGTATACGATCCAGAGGTCAAAGTAGGCGGAATGCTCCATTACATGCTCCCCGAAATGAAGCTGGATATGGAGAAAGCCAATAAGAAACCATATATGTTTGCCGATTCCGGCATACCGCTGCTCTTCAAGAAGGCCTATGAACTCGGGGCCAAGAAAAGCCGAATGGTGGTCAAAGTGGCCGGGGGCGGCCAGATCTTGGATGAGAGCGGCTACTTCAACATCGGGAAGCGGAATTACGCAGCCCTCAGAAAACTGTTTTGGCGTAACAACGTCATGATCGCGGCGGAAGACATCGGTGGAAATGTGAACCGCACCATGTATCTTCGCCTGTCCGACGGAAAGTCCTGGCTGAAGATATCGGGGAAGAAGGAGGTGGTTCTATGA
- a CDS encoding HDOD domain-containing protein, translating to MTDATRIIQKIDSLPPFPQVAQKVVILLNDPEYSSNEVVRVIELDPSITAEILRMCNSAYFGLSRRVGSVKQAVSMLGKKKLIQLVMASSCLRYFKKDSEGYDLEGKELWRHSLACALTSQILQQRVDERPEHDAFTAGLLHDMGKLVLSEFVRAEIETILRLANDENYSFLEAEKKVLGMDHAELGARIAERWNFPDGICMAIRYHHTPQQAPPADSLTPVTYLANVICLLAGQGGSGVDGLRYRGYSEIMNRFGLRVRDLHSIFILLEEEMKKSEEMIKAA from the coding sequence ATGACGGACGCCACCCGAATCATACAGAAGATCGATTCTCTCCCTCCTTTCCCTCAGGTCGCCCAAAAGGTGGTCATCCTTTTGAACGATCCCGAGTACTCCTCCAACGAGGTGGTTCGAGTCATCGAACTAGACCCGTCCATTACCGCCGAAATTCTTCGCATGTGCAATTCGGCCTATTTCGGCCTATCGCGCAGAGTTGGATCCGTCAAACAGGCTGTCTCGATGTTGGGTAAGAAGAAGCTGATTCAGCTGGTAATGGCCTCGAGCTGTCTGAGATACTTCAAGAAAGACAGTGAAGGATACGACCTGGAGGGGAAGGAATTGTGGCGGCATTCCCTGGCCTGCGCGTTGACGAGTCAAATTCTCCAGCAGCGGGTGGATGAAAGACCCGAGCATGACGCTTTTACCGCAGGCCTCCTGCACGATATGGGCAAACTGGTATTGAGCGAATTCGTCCGTGCCGAGATCGAAACGATCCTCCGCCTGGCGAATGACGAGAATTACAGCTTTCTTGAAGCGGAAAAGAAAGTATTGGGAATGGACCACGCGGAACTTGGCGCTCGTATCGCCGAACGATGGAATTTTCCGGACGGGATTTGCATGGCCATTCGGTACCATCACACACCCCAACAAGCGCCGCCGGCCGATTCCCTTACGCCTGTGACCTACCTGGCCAATGTCATCTGCCTGCTGGCCGGACAGGGTGGGAGCGGTGTCGACGGACTCAGATACCGGGGTTATTCGGAGATCATGAATCGTTTCGGTCTTCGTGTTCGAGACCTCCATAGCATCTTTATTCTTCTCGAAGAAGAGATGAAAAAATCGGAAGAAATGATCAAAGCCGCTTAA
- the tadA gene encoding Flp pilus assembly complex ATPase component TadA, whose translation MSSMPDNASANPQAKSNLGELLVRERLITRTQLEEALAVQEREREQDLYNLGKAILKRNSVPFKEISRIAKTIGFEDSLLHRLRDEQRLDQKEYERMRKVKGRTLLDQLVDRRIVSQEELIVRYDLPKAMEEALKKGLISNEIRAAVGVAGNNSARMLGEILVAMGHVNVAALNYVIEKYDKRRRLGDLLVQIGYISQDRFMESLRERGRSPVPIGEYLTQKGMVTDEELLNALAKQFNIPAVDLEELQLEKDDLRTLRNLMTPVYAKQHRVLPAGLQGQQLTIALYDPRVLKEEVNADYGGYNVRYVLMSNFHFRDLFKHLYDHELEPERVSGKMVDVEFLDVDLEEKVPDAVLAATYTKEAFQDIKAHELVNRIVKHGVEIGASDIHIEQDYDGVKLRYRVDGVLSSAMDTRLTDSLREHIHAVVSRIKIISNMDIAEKRLPQDGAFRMSYMDKKSTEKVLLDFRVATCRATVAENVVIRILDSRKSGVRLDDLNISPSILSDLRKSLQHPAGMLLVTGPTRSGKTTTLYAALQDIYNPGLKIITAEDPVEYNFPGIMQTQVHPKIGLNFPRLLRSFLRLDPDVILVGEIRDAETAQIAFTAAQTGHLLLSTLHTNDSFSSLVRLKDLGLDYGEIAASLKGVLAQRLVRFVCPYCKEEYQPDEEIWSQVFLQYPKGFRFHRGAGCLWCRFSGYLGRGCVSEMFIVDRKMQALITRGTELDVIREAAVDRGMTAMVQDAVRHLDKTNLAEILRVIPHDMIQTFKEEQEKKGPEIVEMLLPSIAP comes from the coding sequence ATGAGTTCAATGCCCGACAATGCTTCTGCAAATCCGCAGGCCAAGTCGAATCTTGGCGAACTACTCGTTCGTGAAAGACTCATAACGCGTACCCAACTGGAGGAAGCGTTGGCCGTCCAGGAAAGGGAGCGGGAACAGGATTTGTACAATCTCGGCAAGGCCATCCTGAAACGAAACTCCGTTCCGTTCAAGGAGATCTCGAGAATCGCGAAGACCATTGGATTCGAGGATAGTCTCCTGCATCGCCTTCGCGACGAGCAAAGGCTTGACCAGAAGGAATACGAGCGCATGCGGAAGGTCAAAGGCCGGACGCTCCTCGACCAGCTCGTCGATAGGAGAATCGTTTCGCAAGAAGAGCTGATCGTCCGGTACGATCTGCCTAAAGCCATGGAGGAAGCCCTGAAAAAGGGCCTGATATCCAACGAAATCCGGGCCGCAGTCGGCGTGGCGGGCAATAACAGCGCCCGCATGCTGGGCGAAATTCTGGTGGCAATGGGGCACGTCAACGTGGCGGCTCTCAACTATGTAATCGAGAAATATGACAAACGAAGGAGACTCGGAGATCTGCTCGTCCAGATCGGGTACATCTCGCAGGACCGCTTCATGGAGTCGCTGCGCGAACGCGGACGCAGCCCGGTGCCCATAGGTGAATACCTCACTCAAAAAGGCATGGTTACGGACGAAGAACTGCTGAACGCTCTGGCCAAACAATTCAACATACCTGCCGTTGACCTGGAAGAGTTGCAGCTCGAAAAAGACGATCTTCGAACCCTCAGGAACCTGATGACGCCCGTCTACGCCAAACAGCACCGGGTCCTACCGGCGGGGCTCCAAGGCCAGCAGCTGACCATAGCCCTGTACGATCCACGCGTGCTGAAAGAAGAAGTAAACGCCGACTACGGCGGCTACAACGTACGCTATGTCCTGATGTCGAATTTTCACTTTCGGGATCTGTTCAAGCACCTGTACGACCACGAACTCGAGCCCGAACGCGTTTCCGGGAAAATGGTCGATGTCGAGTTCCTTGATGTGGATCTTGAAGAAAAGGTCCCTGACGCCGTCCTTGCAGCAACGTACACAAAGGAAGCCTTTCAGGATATCAAAGCCCATGAACTTGTGAACCGGATCGTCAAGCATGGAGTGGAAATAGGCGCAAGTGACATCCATATCGAGCAGGATTACGACGGCGTCAAACTCCGATACCGCGTGGACGGTGTGCTGAGTAGCGCCATGGATACCCGGTTGACCGATTCTCTGCGCGAGCACATACACGCGGTGGTATCCAGAATCAAGATCATATCCAACATGGACATCGCAGAGAAACGACTGCCTCAGGACGGCGCGTTTCGTATGTCCTATATGGACAAGAAGTCCACGGAAAAAGTACTCTTGGATTTCAGGGTGGCCACGTGCAGAGCCACCGTAGCGGAAAACGTAGTCATTCGAATCCTGGATTCCCGGAAGTCCGGAGTACGTTTGGACGATCTCAACATTTCGCCGTCCATCCTGAGCGACTTGAGGAAAAGCTTACAGCACCCCGCCGGAATGCTCTTGGTCACCGGCCCCACGCGCTCCGGAAAGACCACCACACTCTATGCGGCCCTTCAAGACATCTACAATCCCGGGCTGAAAATCATCACTGCGGAAGACCCGGTGGAATACAACTTCCCCGGTATTATGCAGACACAGGTCCATCCTAAAATCGGTCTGAATTTTCCCAGACTCCTACGATCCTTTTTGAGGCTCGATCCGGACGTCATCCTGGTGGGCGAAATCCGGGATGCTGAAACGGCCCAGATAGCATTCACCGCCGCGCAAACCGGACATCTGCTGTTGAGTACGTTGCACACCAACGACTCCTTCAGCTCCCTGGTGCGGTTAAAGGATTTGGGACTGGACTATGGTGAAATCGCCGCCTCGCTGAAAGGTGTTCTGGCTCAACGCCTGGTCCGCTTCGTCTGCCCCTACTGCAAAGAGGAGTACCAACCGGACGAGGAAATCTGGTCGCAGGTGTTCCTCCAATATCCTAAAGGATTTCGGTTCCATCGTGGAGCCGGCTGTTTGTGGTGCAGGTTCAGCGGCTACCTGGGTCGTGGTTGCGTCAGCGAAATGTTTATAGTGGATCGGAAAATGCAAGCACTCATCACTCGGGGCACGGAACTAGATGTCATCCGGGAAGCGGCTGTTGACAGGGGAATGACCGCCATGGTGCAAGACGCCGTTCGCCATCTGGACAAGACCAATCTGGCCGAAATTCTCAGGGTGATACCCCACGACATGATCCAGACCTTTAAGGAAGAACAGGAAAAGAAGGGGCCGGAAATAGTGGAAATGCTCTTGCCTTCAATCGCTCCCTGA
- a CDS encoding PilZ domain-containing protein encodes MDKKRKRSRIDRFAGDVEIRSAGFGAEKARCVNLSLNGILVSYEGKLKVGDVCEVSFLLGRPEPVEAIIIEGKVVRQSSEGIGIEFLAMEQDSFVHLQRLVELHSSDPDRITQELTTPAFN; translated from the coding sequence ATGGATAAAAAAAGGAAAAGAAGTAGGATCGATCGTTTTGCGGGGGACGTCGAAATTCGGTCGGCCGGCTTTGGTGCTGAAAAAGCCAGATGCGTCAACCTGAGTTTGAACGGTATCCTCGTTTCGTACGAGGGAAAACTCAAAGTAGGAGACGTCTGCGAGGTTTCATTTCTTTTGGGCCGGCCGGAACCTGTGGAGGCCATTATCATCGAGGGCAAGGTTGTACGCCAAAGCTCGGAGGGAATCGGCATTGAGTTTCTGGCTATGGAGCAAGACAGCTTCGTTCATCTCCAGCGACTTGTGGAATTACACAGTAGTGACCCGGATCGAATAACGCAGGAGCTCACTACGCCTGCATTCAATTGA
- a CDS encoding chemotaxis protein CheX, which translates to MPLPLKKILTDVTSEVLETMFFALPEPLLDSDLREPQITFDIRGSISLGGPQRLQLNLFLPKRMAAELSANLLAIEPDEVDDEALLDTVRELTNMIAGNLINRIGEDAGFEMGIPETSFGRATLPSSAVTEGQNVFIMIEEKLLMLTIRQEGP; encoded by the coding sequence ATGCCGCTCCCCCTGAAGAAGATTTTGACGGATGTGACTTCTGAAGTCTTGGAAACCATGTTTTTTGCGCTACCCGAACCGCTGCTCGACTCGGATCTCCGAGAGCCGCAAATCACGTTCGATATACGTGGTTCCATTTCTCTGGGAGGTCCCCAGAGGCTCCAACTCAATCTGTTCCTCCCGAAACGGATGGCCGCGGAGCTGTCCGCTAATCTGCTGGCCATAGAACCCGATGAGGTTGATGACGAGGCTCTCCTGGACACTGTCCGGGAGTTGACCAACATGATTGCAGGTAATCTCATCAACCGGATAGGTGAGGATGCCGGGTTTGAAATGGGCATACCCGAGACATCCTTCGGCCGTGCCACCCTGCCCTCGTCCGCGGTCACCGAGGGACAGAATGTGTTTATTATGATCGAAGAAAAGCTGCTCATGCTTACCATAAGGCAAGAGGGACCCTGA
- a CDS encoding RNA-binding transcriptional accessory protein, translating into MNETHLIVIAKELDVDPDQVRAAAGLLGEGATVPFIARYRKEATRSLDEVAITTIRDRLGQLEELDVRRESILNSLKERELLTDELKDKILRAESMSVLEDIYLPYRPKRRTRATMAREKGLEPLALLLLAQDAETKPMSEASRFIDPEKGVETVEDALAGARDIVAELANEDEKARSRMRDLFASKGVFRSKVIAGKETEGAKFKDYFDWEEPVASAPSHRVLAMRRRAAENVLILRVAAPEDEALAVREGLFVLGDCDASNEVRKALQDSYKRLLGPAMETEIRLESKKRADEAAIKVFAENIRELLMAPPLGQKNVLAMDPGFRTGCKLVCLDRQGKLLHSETIFPLLSNAQRSEAEKAVLRLCKEFDIEAIAVGNGTGGRETESFVRGIGLAANIAVVMVNESGASVYSASKLAREEMPDKDVTVRGAASIGRRLMDPLSELVKIDPKSIGVGQYQHDVDQKGLKRSLDDVVISCVNAVGVDVNTASPSILTYVSGLGPGLARNIVSYRDKNGPFVSREALKGVPMLGPKAFEQSAGFLRIPDGSNPLDRSAVHPESYPIVQAMAGDLNCSIIDLLHNEEHRKRIEIARYVTDSVGVPTLTDIMKELAKPGRDPRDRFESFAFSDKVEKLEDLEPGMTIPGIVTNVTAFGAFVDIGVHQDGLVHVSQLADRFVKNPHEVVKVHQAVRVTVLEVDPERRRIALSMRQSPLPENTSSHKKAEQRGSKGKQVPRQNTKVESAGFNTPFANLLKNN; encoded by the coding sequence ATGAACGAAACGCATCTTATAGTAATCGCAAAGGAACTCGATGTCGATCCCGATCAGGTTCGCGCCGCAGCCGGTCTGCTTGGTGAAGGCGCCACGGTGCCGTTCATCGCGAGATATCGAAAAGAGGCGACCCGATCCCTGGACGAAGTGGCCATAACGACTATTCGCGACCGCCTAGGGCAGTTGGAAGAGCTCGACGTCCGGCGGGAATCCATTCTCAACTCGTTGAAAGAACGGGAACTATTGACGGACGAGCTGAAAGACAAAATCCTCCGGGCGGAAAGCATGTCCGTGCTCGAGGATATCTATCTGCCGTACCGGCCCAAGCGCCGGACACGAGCCACCATGGCCCGTGAGAAAGGGCTCGAGCCCTTGGCATTGCTCCTCCTTGCCCAAGATGCGGAAACAAAACCGATGTCCGAGGCCTCACGTTTCATCGACCCGGAAAAAGGAGTCGAGACGGTAGAAGACGCTTTGGCGGGTGCGCGTGATATCGTAGCCGAATTGGCCAACGAGGATGAGAAGGCTCGGTCCCGGATGCGTGACCTGTTTGCTTCCAAGGGCGTCTTCCGAAGCAAGGTGATTGCGGGAAAAGAAACCGAGGGCGCCAAGTTCAAAGACTATTTCGATTGGGAAGAGCCCGTTGCATCCGCGCCGTCGCACCGGGTGCTGGCCATGCGCCGCCGAGCCGCGGAAAACGTTCTCATCCTCCGTGTGGCCGCACCTGAAGACGAGGCCTTGGCCGTTCGCGAGGGCCTGTTCGTTCTGGGCGATTGCGATGCGTCGAACGAGGTCCGCAAGGCCCTTCAGGACAGCTACAAGCGACTGCTCGGACCGGCCATGGAAACCGAGATTCGCCTCGAATCCAAGAAACGGGCGGATGAAGCGGCAATCAAAGTCTTCGCCGAAAACATTCGTGAGCTCTTGATGGCCCCGCCTCTGGGACAAAAAAACGTGCTCGCCATGGATCCCGGCTTTCGCACGGGCTGTAAACTGGTTTGTCTGGACCGGCAGGGAAAACTTCTCCATTCGGAAACCATCTTTCCCCTCCTGTCAAATGCCCAGCGGTCCGAGGCTGAAAAGGCCGTACTCCGGTTGTGCAAGGAATTTGACATCGAGGCCATTGCCGTGGGGAACGGCACCGGTGGGCGGGAAACGGAGAGTTTTGTCAGAGGTATCGGGCTCGCGGCCAACATAGCCGTCGTGATGGTGAACGAGAGCGGTGCATCCGTGTACTCGGCGTCTAAATTGGCTCGGGAGGAGATGCCGGACAAGGATGTTACCGTGCGTGGAGCAGCGTCCATTGGACGCCGCTTGATGGATCCTCTGTCCGAACTGGTCAAGATCGACCCAAAATCCATCGGGGTTGGGCAGTACCAGCACGATGTTGACCAAAAGGGATTGAAGCGCAGCCTGGACGACGTGGTTATCAGCTGCGTCAACGCGGTGGGGGTGGATGTCAACACGGCCAGCCCGTCGATACTCACCTACGTATCAGGCTTAGGACCGGGACTGGCCAGAAACATCGTGTCTTACCGGGATAAAAACGGACCGTTTGTTTCCAGGGAAGCGCTCAAAGGCGTACCCATGTTGGGACCGAAAGCCTTCGAGCAATCCGCGGGCTTCTTGAGGATTCCGGATGGGAGCAATCCGCTGGATCGGAGCGCCGTGCATCCCGAGTCCTACCCCATTGTTCAGGCCATGGCCGGCGATCTGAATTGCTCGATCATAGACCTGCTGCATAACGAGGAACACCGCAAGCGTATTGAGATCGCGCGCTATGTAACGGATTCCGTGGGAGTGCCTACGCTCACCGACATTATGAAAGAATTGGCCAAGCCCGGACGAGATCCGCGTGATCGATTCGAGTCATTCGCGTTTTCGGACAAAGTCGAGAAGTTGGAGGACCTTGAACCCGGCATGACCATACCGGGTATCGTAACGAACGTCACGGCGTTTGGAGCGTTTGTCGACATTGGGGTCCATCAGGACGGACTGGTTCATGTCAGCCAACTGGCCGATCGTTTTGTGAAAAATCCACACGAAGTGGTGAAGGTCCACCAGGCAGTAAGAGTGACCGTTCTGGAAGTGGATCCGGAACGGAGACGCATCGCCTTGAGCATGAGACAATCTCCGCTCCCGGAGAATACCTCCTCTCACAAGAAAGCGGAGCAGAGAGGAAGCAAGGGGAAACAGGTTCCGAGACAGAATACCAAAGTTGAGAGCGCCGGATTCAATACACCCTTTGCCAACCTTCTGAAGAACAATTAA